A single Tenacibaculum sp. Bg11-29 DNA region contains:
- a CDS encoding LytTR family DNA-binding domain-containing protein produces MVKCLLVDDESPAINLLENYIKRLDNFQIIASCYSAIEAFEVIKKEDIDLLFLDIEMPVLKGLDFLKTLKNPPKVIITTAYREYAIEGYDLDIVDYLLKPIPFKRFVKAIDRYYERVQLPFKNKLEKKADNSFFYVNVNKKQIKIIFDDILYIESLKDYVRIHSKNQRLVVKSNIGKIEEQLSKSLFLRVHRSYIISLDKITAFTQKDIEIGNIEIPIGSSYSTEILKIISNS; encoded by the coding sequence ATGGTTAAATGTCTACTTGTTGATGATGAATCACCAGCGATTAATCTTTTAGAAAATTATATAAAAAGATTAGATAATTTTCAAATTATAGCAAGTTGCTATAGTGCTATTGAAGCTTTTGAAGTTATAAAAAAAGAAGATATAGATTTATTATTTTTAGATATCGAAATGCCTGTTTTAAAAGGATTAGATTTTCTAAAAACCTTAAAAAACCCACCTAAAGTAATTATTACAACTGCCTATAGAGAATATGCTATAGAAGGTTATGATTTAGATATTGTAGATTACCTTTTAAAACCAATTCCTTTTAAACGATTTGTAAAAGCTATAGATCGTTATTATGAAAGAGTACAACTTCCTTTTAAAAATAAATTAGAAAAAAAGGCAGACAATTCATTTTTTTATGTGAATGTGAATAAAAAACAAATTAAAATTATTTTTGATGATATCTTGTACATAGAAAGTCTTAAAGATTATGTTAGAATTCACAGCAAAAATCAGCGGCTTGTTGTTAAAAGTAATATTGGTAAAATTGAAGAACAACTTTCTAAATCGCTTTTCTTAAGAGTACATCGATCTTATATTATTTCACTTGATAAAATTACTGCATTTACACAAAAAGATATAGAAATAGGAAACATTGAAATCCCAATTGGCTCAAGCTACTCAACGGAAATTTTAAAAATAATATCTAATTCTTAA
- a CDS encoding sensor histidine kinase: MGYYYLDKFCIDGPYPFISLEDFPLYMLSFHYPSFIMYFYKVNKQQQQERELLHQLEKEKVSTELKYLKAQLNPHFLFNTLNNLYSYVITKSPKAPDMILQLSEILDYILYKSQNKFVSLSEEVKVIQNYIALEQIRYGDRLKVSFNKEMSENPTQISPLLLLSMVENAFKHGVSGSIKKPEVSISLKQNNSELKFSIWNTKIENKESNKTDDYKTGIGLVNIQRQLNLIYPEKHQFTTEETDTYFSLQLNLKQT; the protein is encoded by the coding sequence ATGGGCTATTACTATTTAGATAAGTTTTGTATTGATGGCCCTTATCCATTTATAAGTTTAGAAGATTTCCCTCTTTATATGTTATCTTTCCATTATCCTTCTTTTATAATGTATTTTTATAAAGTAAATAAACAACAACAACAAGAAAGAGAGTTATTACATCAACTCGAAAAAGAAAAAGTATCTACAGAGCTTAAGTACTTAAAAGCACAACTAAATCCACATTTCTTATTCAATACTTTAAATAATTTATATTCTTATGTAATTACAAAGTCTCCAAAAGCTCCAGATATGATTTTGCAATTATCAGAAATTCTGGATTACATACTTTATAAAAGTCAAAATAAGTTTGTCTCATTGTCTGAAGAAGTAAAAGTTATACAAAATTATATTGCATTAGAACAAATTAGATATGGAGATCGTCTAAAGGTAAGTTTTAATAAAGAAATGTCCGAAAATCCAACTCAAATCTCACCATTACTTTTGCTTTCTATGGTAGAAAACGCTTTTAAACATGGAGTTAGCGGAAGTATAAAAAAACCAGAAGTTAGCATATCTTTAAAACAAAATAATTCTGAATTAAAATTTAGTATTTGGAATACGAAGATTGAAAATAAAGAGAGTAATAAAACAGATGATTATAAAACAGGTATCGGCCTTGTTAATATTCAGCGGCAGTTAAACCTAATATATCCTGAGAAACATCAATTTACAACAGAAGAAACCGACACTTATTTCTCTCTTCAGTTAAATTTAAAACAAACTTAA
- a CDS encoding M48 family metallopeptidase yields the protein MKSIKHLIFISFLLSFISCQEKKTDREIEDEFAQKYAPKDLETYGFTLAVDSELPEVHQLLNDLEKNFYFYGDKDEYEKKAARIMELDPEYPSGVLMGGFYETDSEAYKKKVTKAYNLSKKTTLKSERDLMQAEYSLLVEENYLKAQKYFQKVVNMYPNSAAAIWSLGMGYYYNNEYDKALECYKKSTELIPNLPKGYEFMSIMYLMKGNKEKALEHLELAKKYGANAKNDIYFSEYENLLYYKVGLYDKAMKSIEKVRTYGEHFKNNESLKNTYIAAKKKFDSINRK from the coding sequence ATGAAAAGTATTAAACACCTTATTTTTATTTCATTTTTATTAAGTTTCATTTCTTGTCAAGAAAAAAAAACAGATAGAGAAATAGAAGATGAATTTGCTCAAAAATATGCGCCAAAAGACTTAGAAACTTATGGTTTTACATTGGCTGTAGATTCAGAATTACCTGAAGTACATCAGCTTCTAAATGATTTGGAAAAGAATTTTTATTTTTATGGAGATAAAGATGAGTATGAAAAAAAAGCAGCAAGAATTATGGAATTGGATCCTGAATATCCAAGTGGTGTTTTAATGGGTGGGTTTTATGAAACAGATTCTGAAGCGTATAAGAAAAAAGTAACCAAGGCATATAATCTTTCTAAAAAAACAACATTAAAATCAGAACGAGATCTCATGCAAGCAGAATATTCTCTTTTGGTTGAAGAAAATTATTTAAAAGCACAGAAATATTTTCAAAAAGTAGTAAATATGTATCCTAATAGTGCTGCTGCTATATGGTCGTTAGGTATGGGATACTACTATAATAATGAATATGACAAAGCTTTGGAATGTTATAAAAAAAGCACAGAGTTAATTCCTAATTTACCAAAAGGATATGAATTTATGTCTATAATGTATTTAATGAAAGGAAATAAAGAAAAAGCTTTAGAACATCTAGAACTCGCTAAGAAATACGGAGCAAATGCTAAAAATGACATCTACTTTTCAGAATATGAAAACCTATTATATTACAAAGTTGGACTATATGATAAAGCCATGAAATCTATTGAAAAGGTACGTACTTATGGAGAACATTTTAAAAATAATGAAAGTTTAAAAAACACCTATATTGCAGCAAAAAAGAAGTTTGATTCTATTAATAGAAAATAA
- a CDS encoding YkgJ family cysteine cluster protein encodes MDKDLENLEKLAADVEKQNKKYFATIKKRVPKNFDVVVQDIHEKEFAKTDCLDCGNCCKTTSPIFTDKDTERISKHLKMKVRDFENQYLERDKDDFMVLKTAPCSFFDESDNSCFIYDVRPKACSEYPHTNRKKFIQISDLTIANTAICPATYRIVEELKKRLPVRSNEKIKRLG; translated from the coding sequence ATGGATAAAGATTTAGAGAATTTAGAAAAATTAGCTGCAGACGTAGAGAAGCAGAATAAAAAATACTTTGCAACCATAAAAAAGCGAGTACCTAAAAATTTCGATGTTGTAGTACAAGATATACATGAGAAGGAATTTGCAAAAACAGATTGTTTAGATTGTGGTAACTGTTGTAAAACGACAAGTCCAATTTTTACAGATAAAGATACTGAGCGAATTTCTAAGCATTTAAAAATGAAGGTTCGTGATTTTGAAAACCAATATTTAGAGCGTGATAAAGATGATTTTATGGTGTTAAAAACAGCTCCATGTTCATTTTTTGATGAAAGTGATAACTCTTGTTTCATTTATGATGTGCGTCCAAAAGCATGTTCAGAATATCCTCATACAAACCGTAAGAAATTTATTCAGATTTCAGATTTAACGATAGCAAATACAGCTATCTGTCCTGCAACATATAGAATTGTTGAAGAACTAAAAAAACGTTTACCAGTTAGGTCTAACGAAAAAATTAAACGATTAGGTTAA